Proteins encoded within one genomic window of Haematobia irritans isolate KBUSLIRL chromosome 5, ASM5000362v1, whole genome shotgun sequence:
- the LOC142238066 gene encoding uncharacterized protein LOC142238066, whose translation MEKRKYKNKANWSSDAEACLMHVWRDNTSKLRGARKQSHTLHDMAKEMTKFGYQFSKDEIKIKIHNLTNKYRCEKKKVGPSGGTPSSWSWFEEVHAIIGSQSCNNAEELMEDNFTTATMGSENVKWSELEILEDNENEFIFSQTLDQPTVSRAKRARTSSSSSECSSAPCIQKASRRKKKNTYDDVLTVMKNTENILRQECEDRKKIDEELLKIQKEQLYLEKEKNEIERERNAILKNMLL comes from the exons ATGGAAAA gCGAAAGTATAAGAACAAAGCAAACTGGAGTTCGGATGCCGAAGCTTGCCTGATGCATGTGTGGAGGGATAATACATCCAAGTTACGAGGTGCAAGGAAACAAAGCCACACATTGCATGACATGGCGAAGGAAATGACAAAGTTTGGCTACCAATTTTCAAAAgacgaaataaaaatcaaaatccaCAATTTAACCAACAAATACCGGTGTGAGAAAAAAAAGGTTGGTCCTTCTGGAGGTACACCATCAAGTTGGAGTTGGTTTGAGGAAGTACATGCCATTATAGGATCACAATCCTGCAATAATGCCGAAGAATTGATGGAAGATAATTTTACAACAG CTACTATGGGCAGTGAAAATGTAAAGTGGAGCGAACTCGAAATTTTAGAAGACAACGAAAATGAATTTATATTCTCCCAGACGTTGGATCAGCCAACAGTTTCAAGAGCTAAGCGGGCGCGAACATCGTCGTCATCATCTGAATGCTCTTCTGCGCCGTGCATTCAAAAGGCCTCTcggagaaaaaagaaaaacacttacGACGATGTTCTCACCGTAATGAAAAATACGGAAAATATTTTGCGACAGGAATGCGaagacagaaaaaaaatcgatgaaGAACTTCTGAAAATTCAGAAGGAGCAATTGTAtctggaaaaagaaaaaaatgaaattgaaagagAGAGGAAtgctattttaaaaaatatgttgctttAA